The following proteins come from a genomic window of Denitromonas sp.:
- a CDS encoding undecaprenyl-diphosphate phosphatase — MDLPLLFKALILGVIEGLTEFLPVSSTGHLIIFGDLLDYTDAQSKVFKIVIQLAAILAVCWDYRERITTVVGGLRTDPAARRFTGHLIIGFLPAAVLGLLFYKIIKGYLFNPLTVAGALIVGGLLILYIEKRAYHPRLNTVDDMGWKEALKVGFAQSLAMFPGVSRSGATIMGGLIFGLSRKAATEFSFFLAIPTMLAATVYDVYKNWALLSAMNSDGVMVFAVGFVASFLAAMVAVKAFIRYVSNNSFAPFAWYRIVFGVVVLISWQAGWVNWHDA; from the coding sequence ATGGACCTCCCTCTCCTGTTCAAAGCACTCATCCTCGGCGTCATTGAGGGCCTGACCGAATTCCTGCCGGTGTCGTCCACCGGCCACCTGATCATTTTCGGCGATCTTCTCGACTATACGGACGCCCAGAGCAAGGTCTTTAAGATCGTCATCCAGCTCGCCGCCATTCTGGCCGTATGCTGGGACTACCGCGAGCGCATCACCACCGTCGTCGGCGGCCTGCGCACCGACCCGGCGGCCCGGCGCTTTACCGGCCACCTGATCATCGGTTTCCTGCCCGCGGCGGTGCTGGGCCTGCTGTTCTACAAGATCATCAAGGGCTACCTGTTCAACCCGCTCACCGTCGCCGGCGCGCTGATCGTCGGCGGGCTGCTGATCCTGTACATCGAAAAACGCGCCTACCACCCGCGCCTCAACACGGTCGACGACATGGGCTGGAAAGAAGCGCTCAAGGTCGGCTTTGCGCAGTCGCTGGCGATGTTCCCCGGCGTGTCGCGCTCGGGCGCGACCATCATGGGCGGGCTGATCTTCGGCCTGTCGCGCAAGGCCGCCACCGAATTCTCCTTCTTTCTCGCCATCCCCACCATGCTCGCCGCCACGGTGTACGACGTGTACAAAAACTGGGCCCTGCTCAGCGCCATGAACAGCGATGGCGTCATGGTCTTTGCGGTGGGCTTCGTGGCCTCCTTCCTGGCGGCCATGGTGGCGGTCAAGGCCTTCATCCGCTACGTGTCGAACAACAGCTTTGCCCCGTTTGCCTGGTATCGCATCGTCTTCGGCGTGGTGGTGCTCATCTCGTGGCAGGCCGGCTGGGTCAACTGGCACGACGCCTGA
- a CDS encoding YqiA/YcfP family alpha/beta fold hydrolase translates to MILYLHGFRSAPASTKATRLHAHMAERGLAGQFWCGQLPVAPRAAVDLIEAQIARCDAPPTLVGSSLGGFYATWLAEKHGLKAIAVNPGVLSHLSLAPYVGQQTNLYTGEVFDFTEQHLAELKAMEVPQITRPERYWLMVETGDEILDYRHAVAKYAGARQTVLEGGDHSFSRWGDYLDDVLAFAELA, encoded by the coding sequence ATGATCCTCTATCTGCACGGCTTCCGCTCCGCCCCCGCCTCGACCAAGGCCACCCGCCTGCATGCGCACATGGCCGAGCGCGGCCTCGCCGGGCAGTTCTGGTGCGGCCAGTTGCCGGTGGCGCCGCGAGCCGCCGTCGACCTGATCGAGGCACAGATCGCCCGCTGCGACGCCCCGCCCACCCTGGTCGGCAGCTCGCTGGGCGGCTTCTACGCCACCTGGCTGGCCGAAAAGCACGGGCTCAAGGCCATCGCGGTGAACCCGGGTGTGCTCTCGCACCTCTCGCTGGCGCCCTACGTCGGCCAGCAGACCAATCTCTATACCGGCGAAGTGTTCGATTTCACCGAGCAGCACCTGGCCGAGCTCAAGGCCATGGAGGTGCCGCAGATCACCCGCCCGGAGCGCTACTGGCTGATGGTCGAGACCGGCGACGAAATCCTCGACTACCGCCACGCCGTGGCCAAGTACGCCGGCGCCCGCCAGACCGTGCTCGAGGGCGGCGACCACAGCTTCTCGCGCTGGGGCGACTACCTCGACGACGTGCTCGCCTTCGCGGAGCTGGCATGA
- a CDS encoding class I SAM-dependent methyltransferase, protein MNPDFDARRHKAMERAGFNRIAAHYDDAARLRTSLQDALIAAAAPAPGERWLDVASGPGLLARAMAPQLGPTGSVLATDIADGMLAHARQRLAGGAGNILFAATDAEHLCTRDDHFDGISIGLGLFVLPHPDKALAELRRSLKPGGRIALSVWGAAGTVPLIERAQQCIARLLPPPKVPRLSVFRFGDPAVLTAMLTTAGFGTIRLEPHDFHCRFATAGAYWDAFLALAGGATEALSRLPEDKQQALRAAVADDLADLADADGYHVPARTLIATAIKP, encoded by the coding sequence ATGAATCCCGACTTCGACGCCCGCCGCCACAAGGCCATGGAGCGGGCCGGCTTCAACCGCATTGCCGCCCATTACGATGACGCCGCCCGGCTGCGCACCAGCCTGCAGGACGCACTCATCGCTGCCGCCGCGCCGGCGCCCGGCGAACGCTGGCTCGACGTGGCCAGCGGCCCCGGCCTGCTTGCCCGTGCCATGGCGCCGCAGCTCGGCCCGACCGGTTCGGTGCTGGCCACCGACATCGCCGACGGCATGCTCGCCCACGCCCGCCAGCGCCTGGCCGGCGGCGCGGGCAACATCCTCTTTGCCGCCACCGACGCCGAGCACCTGTGCACCCGTGATGACCATTTTGACGGCATCAGCATCGGCCTCGGCCTGTTCGTGCTGCCCCATCCGGACAAGGCGCTGGCCGAACTGCGACGCAGCCTCAAGCCGGGCGGGCGCATCGCGCTGTCGGTGTGGGGCGCCGCCGGCACCGTACCGCTGATCGAGCGCGCGCAGCAGTGCATCGCCCGCCTGCTGCCGCCGCCCAAGGTGCCGCGCCTGTCGGTGTTCCGCTTCGGTGATCCGGCCGTCCTGACCGCCATGCTGACCACTGCCGGCTTCGGCACGATCCGGCTCGAGCCGCACGATTTCCACTGCCGCTTCGCCACCGCCGGCGCCTACTGGGACGCCTTCCTGGCGCTCGCCGGCGGCGCCACCGAAGCGCTCTCCCGCCTGCCCGAAGACAAGCAGCAGGCGCTGCGCGCCGCCGTGGCCGATGACCTGGCCGACCTGGCCGACGCCGATGGCTACCATGTGCCGGCCCGTACGCTGATCGCCACCGCGATCAAGCCGTAA
- the rarD gene encoding EamA family transporter RarD, protein MLAALAAFTIWGLAPLYFKAVGTVPADEIVAHRVLWSVVFLAVLVGLKRQGPALRAVLGNRRLLGTLLVTALLTGSNWLVFVWAVTHDRVLEGSLGYFINPLLSVLLGRLFLGERLRPLQQLAVAIAAAGVVWRIAAVGAVPWIALFLALTFGIYGLLRKRTPVDAIVGLCVETVLVLPLALGWLAWLGSTGELRFGHDARIDLLLPLAGVLTATPLMLFAFGARRLPLATVGFLQYLAPSLNFLLAIFIFHEPFDSARLLGFVIIWSALALYTADLLRANRPPSPGRIH, encoded by the coding sequence ATTCTCGCCGCCCTGGCGGCCTTCACCATCTGGGGCCTGGCGCCGCTGTACTTCAAGGCCGTGGGCACCGTCCCGGCCGACGAGATCGTCGCCCACCGGGTGCTGTGGTCGGTGGTGTTTCTCGCCGTGCTGGTCGGCCTCAAGCGGCAAGGCCCGGCCTTGCGCGCCGTGCTGGGCAATCGGCGCCTGCTCGGCACACTGCTCGTCACCGCGCTGCTCACCGGCAGCAACTGGCTGGTCTTCGTCTGGGCGGTGACGCACGACCGGGTGCTCGAGGGCAGCCTCGGCTACTTCATCAACCCGCTACTCAGCGTGCTGCTCGGGCGCCTGTTCCTCGGCGAACGCCTGCGACCGCTGCAGCAGCTGGCCGTGGCCATCGCCGCGGCCGGCGTCGTCTGGCGCATTGCCGCCGTTGGCGCGGTGCCCTGGATTGCCCTGTTCCTGGCGCTCACCTTCGGCATTTACGGCCTGCTGCGCAAGCGCACGCCGGTCGACGCCATCGTCGGGCTGTGTGTCGAGACCGTGCTGGTGCTGCCGCTGGCGCTCGGCTGGCTGGCCTGGCTGGGCAGCACCGGCGAGCTGCGCTTTGGCCACGACGCCCGCATCGACCTGCTGCTGCCGCTGGCCGGCGTGCTCACCGCCACGCCACTGATGCTTTTTGCCTTCGGCGCCCGCCGGCTGCCGCTGGCGACGGTGGGGTTCTTGCAGTACTTGGCGCCGAGCCTCAACTTCCTGCTGGCGATCTTCATCTTCCATGAACCCTTCGACAGCGCGCGGCTGCTGGGCTTCGTAATCATCTGGAGCGCACTGGCGCTGTACACCGCCGATCTGCTGCGCGCCAACCGGCCGCCATCGCCCGGCCGAATCCATTAA
- a CDS encoding ribonuclease catalytic domain-containing protein — MHVLYDESGAFKCGTVLLDNDSSLQVENTHGKRLKIKRNHVLLNFDSPAPGELIPRAEAEAEALEVDFLWEVCGDDEFDFVDFAKDYFGHAPNAVESAAVLLCLHSAPIYFHRKGRGRFRKAPADILQAALAGLEKKRQQSLAIEAMRDRLLAGELPDEFDGMVPQLLYRPDRNRLEAKALEAACVDSGLSAAALLLKCGAFASTYEVHYGRFLFDQFPDGTDFGDVPACTWPQDLPVADVKAFSIDDATTTEIDDAFSVTPREGGGWRIGIHIAAPGLGFARGSRLDQIARQRLSTVYMPGNKITMLPDSVVDTFTLEAGRSCPAVSLYLDITNALAVLSHETRLERVPIAANLRHHDLEPVFNDDTLLNGGPDFPWKKELTLLWELATILEAGRGKPATNQTQTDFSFTVDWDRSTPDGPGVISVGQRLRGSPIDKTVSELMIAANSTWGKRLDEAGVPGIYRVQGGGKVRMATVAAPHEGLGVDCYAWSSSPLRRYVDMVNQWQLISVLQGTEPPFPPKSQDLMEAVRDFDLAYTAYAEFQRHMERYWCVRWLRQRQDPLITARVLRDNVVRLDDSPFVFKVNGMPLQAPGAHISLEIKDTDLLDVDVRARFVSVLSEAAEEAAEDPLTQ, encoded by the coding sequence ATGCACGTGCTTTATGATGAGAGCGGCGCCTTCAAATGCGGCACCGTTCTGCTGGACAACGACAGCTCCCTGCAAGTCGAGAACACCCATGGCAAGCGCCTCAAGATCAAGCGCAACCATGTGCTGCTCAACTTTGACAGCCCCGCGCCCGGCGAGCTGATCCCACGTGCCGAGGCTGAAGCCGAGGCGCTGGAGGTCGATTTCCTGTGGGAGGTCTGCGGCGATGACGAGTTCGATTTTGTCGACTTCGCCAAGGACTACTTCGGCCATGCGCCCAACGCGGTCGAATCGGCCGCCGTGCTGCTGTGCCTGCATTCGGCGCCGATCTATTTCCACCGCAAGGGCCGTGGCCGTTTCCGCAAGGCGCCGGCCGACATCCTGCAGGCCGCGCTGGCCGGGCTGGAAAAGAAGCGTCAGCAGAGCCTCGCCATCGAGGCCATGCGCGACCGCCTGCTCGCCGGCGAGTTGCCCGACGAATTCGACGGCATGGTGCCGCAGCTGCTCTACCGCCCCGACCGCAACCGCCTCGAAGCCAAGGCGCTCGAGGCGGCCTGTGTCGACAGCGGCCTGAGCGCCGCCGCGCTGTTGCTCAAGTGCGGTGCCTTTGCCTCGACCTACGAGGTGCATTACGGCCGCTTCCTGTTCGACCAGTTCCCCGATGGCACCGACTTCGGCGACGTGCCCGCCTGCACCTGGCCGCAAGACCTGCCGGTGGCCGACGTCAAGGCCTTCTCCATCGACGACGCCACCACCACCGAAATCGACGACGCCTTCTCGGTGACCCCACGCGAGGGCGGCGGCTGGCGCATCGGCATCCACATCGCCGCGCCGGGCCTGGGTTTTGCCCGCGGCTCACGGCTCGACCAGATCGCCCGCCAGCGCCTCTCAACGGTGTACATGCCGGGCAACAAGATCACCATGCTGCCCGATTCGGTGGTCGACACCTTCACGCTGGAAGCCGGCCGCAGCTGCCCGGCGGTGTCGCTCTACCTCGACATCACCAATGCACTCGCCGTGCTCAGCCATGAAACCCGGCTGGAGAGGGTGCCCATCGCCGCCAACCTGCGCCACCACGACCTCGAGCCGGTATTCAACGACGACACCCTGCTCAACGGCGGACCCGACTTCCCCTGGAAGAAAGAACTCACCCTGCTGTGGGAACTGGCCACCATTCTGGAGGCCGGCCGCGGCAAGCCCGCCACCAACCAGACCCAGACCGACTTCAGCTTCACGGTCGACTGGGACCGCAGCACGCCCGACGGCCCCGGCGTGATCAGCGTCGGCCAGCGCCTGCGCGGCTCGCCGATCGACAAGACCGTGTCCGAGCTGATGATTGCCGCCAACTCGACCTGGGGCAAGCGCCTCGACGAGGCCGGCGTGCCCGGCATCTACCGCGTACAGGGCGGTGGCAAGGTGCGCATGGCCACCGTCGCCGCGCCGCATGAAGGCCTCGGTGTCGATTGCTACGCCTGGTCCAGCTCGCCGCTGCGCCGCTATGTCGACATGGTCAATCAGTGGCAGCTGATCAGCGTGCTGCAGGGCACCGAGCCGCCCTTCCCGCCCAAGTCGCAAGACCTGATGGAAGCGGTGCGCGACTTCGACCTTGCCTACACCGCCTATGCCGAGTTCCAGCGCCACATGGAGCGCTACTGGTGCGTGCGCTGGCTGCGCCAGCGCCAGGACCCGCTCATCACGGCCCGCGTGCTGCGCGACAACGTCGTGCGCCTGGACGACTCGCCCTTCGTGTTCAAGGTCAATGGCATGCCGCTGCAAGCCCCCGGCGCGCATATCAGCCTCGAGATCAAGGATACCGATCTGCTCGATGTCGACGTGCGTGCGCGCTTCGTCAGCGTGTTGTCCGAAGCGGCTGAGGAGGCTGCCGAAGACCCGCTCACACAGTAG
- a CDS encoding TonB family protein, which yields MIKAVKAPKARARPAPRRALGRGLAGAGSSAVIFAFGASVLLHAAVLSLHFEFPDLKQSFKRDSGLEVVLVNARHARAPEKAEALAQANLDGGGNTDAKQMASTPVPPKDRRKDGDQLMDAKRKVQELEAAQRKLVAEAKKVRPTTQTVQQNSDAPAETPREVSGTELMDSAAAIARLEAKIDKNLNEYAKRPRKKFIGARTKEYRFAQYVEDWRLKIERVGTLNYPDSARGKLYGSLLMSVVIRADGSVESINIHRSSGHKVLDNAARRIVELSAPFSPFPANIRKDTDILEITRTWSFTNADALETSAK from the coding sequence ATGATCAAAGCCGTCAAAGCGCCCAAGGCACGCGCCAGACCAGCCCCCCGGCGCGCGCTCGGGCGCGGTCTGGCGGGCGCCGGCTCGTCGGCGGTCATCTTTGCCTTCGGCGCCTCGGTGCTGTTGCATGCAGCGGTGCTGTCGCTGCACTTCGAGTTCCCCGACCTGAAGCAGTCCTTCAAGCGCGACAGCGGACTCGAAGTGGTGCTGGTCAACGCCCGCCATGCCCGCGCGCCCGAGAAGGCCGAGGCGCTGGCCCAGGCCAACCTCGACGGCGGCGGCAACACCGACGCCAAGCAGATGGCCAGCACCCCCGTGCCGCCCAAGGACCGGCGCAAGGACGGCGACCAGCTGATGGACGCCAAGCGCAAGGTGCAGGAGCTCGAAGCGGCCCAGCGCAAGCTGGTGGCCGAGGCCAAGAAGGTGCGGCCGACCACCCAGACGGTGCAGCAGAACAGCGACGCCCCCGCCGAAACCCCGCGCGAGGTCTCGGGCACCGAGCTGATGGACAGCGCCGCGGCCATCGCCCGCCTCGAAGCCAAGATCGACAAGAACCTCAACGAATACGCCAAGCGCCCGCGCAAGAAGTTCATCGGCGCACGCACCAAGGAATACCGCTTCGCCCAGTACGTGGAAGACTGGCGCCTCAAGATCGAGCGCGTCGGCACGCTCAACTACCCCGACTCGGCGCGCGGCAAGCTCTACGGCAGCCTGCTGATGTCGGTGGTCATCCGCGCCGACGGCAGCGTCGAGTCGATCAACATCCACCGCTCCTCGGGCCACAAGGTGCTCGACAACGCGGCCCGGCGCATCGTCGAACTGTCGGCGCCGTTCTCGCCCTTCCCGGCCAATATCCGCAAGGACACCGACATCCTCGAGATCACCCGCACCTGGAGCTTCACCAACGCGGACGCACTCGAGACCAGCGCCAAATAG
- the aroE gene encoding shikimate dehydrogenase, which translates to MDRYALIGHPVAHSKSPAIHAAFAAQTGQAMTYARILAPLDGFADTVRAFINEGGRGMNVTVPFKLEAFALADHLSPRARAAGAVNTLSFRADGIHGDNTDGVGVVRDLVVNLGCPLAGRRVLLLGAGGAARGALQPLIEAGPSALHIANRTAAKAVELAEQFHAMAGAVPLTAGGFDEIGTAAFDVIINATSASLSAAAPAIPDTVYAPGALAYDMMYGSAPTAFLVAASAAGASRSADGLGMLVEQAAESFLIWRGVRPDTTAVLASLRTALAGG; encoded by the coding sequence ATGGACCGCTACGCCCTCATCGGCCACCCCGTCGCCCACAGCAAGTCGCCGGCCATCCATGCCGCCTTCGCCGCACAGACCGGTCAGGCGATGACCTACGCGCGCATTCTCGCCCCGCTCGACGGCTTTGCCGACACCGTGCGCGCCTTCATCAATGAGGGCGGCCGCGGCATGAACGTCACCGTGCCCTTCAAGCTCGAAGCCTTCGCACTGGCCGACCACCTGTCGCCACGCGCCCGGGCGGCCGGCGCGGTCAACACCCTGAGCTTTCGCGCCGACGGCATCCATGGCGACAACACCGACGGCGTCGGCGTGGTGCGCGACCTGGTCGTCAATCTCGGCTGCCCGCTGGCCGGGCGCCGGGTGCTGCTGCTGGGCGCCGGCGGCGCCGCACGCGGTGCGCTGCAACCCCTGATCGAGGCCGGCCCGAGCGCACTGCACATCGCCAACCGCACCGCGGCCAAGGCCGTCGAGCTGGCCGAACAGTTCCACGCCATGGCCGGCGCGGTGCCGCTCACTGCCGGCGGCTTTGACGAGATCGGCACCGCCGCCTTCGACGTGATCATCAACGCCACCTCGGCCAGCCTGTCGGCTGCCGCACCGGCCATCCCCGACACGGTGTACGCGCCCGGCGCCCTGGCCTACGACATGATGTACGGCAGCGCCCCCACCGCCTTCCTCGTCGCCGCGTCGGCCGCTGGCGCGAGCCGCAGCGCCGACGGCCTGGGCATGCTCGTCGAGCAGGCGGCCGAAAGCTTCCTGATCTGGCGCGGCGTGCGCCCCGACACCACCGCGGTGCTGGCCTCCCTGCGCACGGCACTGGCGGGCGGATGA
- the mtgA gene encoding monofunctional biosynthetic peptidoglycan transglycosylase — translation MKAIGRWTGGALLLLLAAFVLYECWIFAHVLWWTRNDPDMTRFMSRQLAELREADPAARLKHQWVPYTKISRHLKQAVVAAEDDRFLEHEGFDWEGIQRAIEKNQKRGAAVAGGSTISQQLAKNLFLSPSRSYVRKGQEAIVTLMIETTWSKRRILEVYLNVVEWGRGVFGAEAAAHHYYGIPAAALGPAQAARLAVMLPNPRRYERQFGPRLAAHAERIQGRMHRSQVP, via the coding sequence ATGAAGGCCATCGGCCGCTGGACGGGCGGCGCCCTGCTGCTCCTGCTCGCGGCCTTCGTGCTGTATGAGTGCTGGATCTTCGCCCATGTGCTGTGGTGGACCCGCAACGACCCGGACATGACCCGCTTCATGTCCCGCCAGCTGGCCGAGTTGCGCGAAGCCGACCCGGCGGCCCGCCTCAAGCACCAGTGGGTGCCCTACACGAAGATCTCCCGCCATCTCAAGCAGGCGGTAGTCGCCGCCGAGGACGACCGCTTTCTCGAACACGAGGGGTTCGACTGGGAAGGCATCCAGCGCGCCATCGAAAAGAACCAGAAGCGCGGTGCCGCGGTGGCCGGCGGCTCGACCATCAGCCAGCAGCTGGCCAAGAACCTGTTTCTGTCGCCCTCGCGCAGCTATGTGCGCAAGGGCCAGGAAGCCATCGTCACGCTGATGATCGAGACCACCTGGAGCAAGCGGCGCATCCTCGAGGTGTATCTGAACGTGGTCGAGTGGGGCCGCGGTGTGTTCGGCGCCGAGGCGGCTGCCCACCACTACTACGGCATTCCGGCCGCCGCACTGGGGCCGGCGCAGGCGGCGCGACTGGCTGTGATGCTGCCCAACCCGCGCCGCTACGAGCGCCAGTTCGGGCCCCGCCTGGCCGCCCACGCCGAACGCATACAAGGGCGGATGCACCGCTCGCAAGTGCCCTGA
- the mgtE gene encoding magnesium transporter, whose protein sequence is MSELEQPRENVQAHLKEVQDLLRRQSLVETLVHRQEMPRHELVDALVHRQHVAELTQKLDELHPADIAYILEALPVDERLFVWDLVKAERDGEILLEVSDAVRESLIETMAHEELKAAAEQLDADELADLAPDLPDSVMEDVYLSLDVEERAQLRAAMSYPEGTVGALMDFDMVTVREDVRLEVVLRYLRRFEELPDHTDKLYVVDRNEAVRGVLSLGRMLVCDPEALVSEIMDDDPLKLRPDDKAEDAATAFERYDLVSAPVVSADDRLIGRVTVAAVVDYIREESEVELLNQAGLREEEDIFAPVLDSVRNRWAWLAVNLVTAFIASRVIGVFEGAIEKLVALAALMPIVAGIGGNSGNQTITMIVRAMAVGQISHESGRRLLKKEVGVALINGLVWGGLLGVMAWWLYSNAELGLVMTLATTLNLLLAASMGVIIPTTMQRLGRDPALGASVMITACTDSGGFFIFLGLASIFLL, encoded by the coding sequence ATGTCCGAGCTCGAGCAACCTCGCGAGAATGTCCAGGCGCACCTCAAGGAGGTGCAGGACCTGCTGCGCCGGCAGTCGCTGGTCGAGACGCTCGTGCACCGCCAGGAGATGCCGCGCCACGAACTGGTCGACGCGCTGGTGCACCGCCAGCATGTGGCCGAGCTGACGCAAAAGCTCGACGAGCTGCACCCGGCCGACATCGCCTACATTCTCGAAGCCCTGCCGGTCGACGAGCGCCTGTTCGTCTGGGATCTGGTCAAGGCCGAGCGCGACGGCGAGATCCTGCTCGAAGTCTCCGACGCGGTCCGTGAATCGCTGATCGAGACCATGGCGCACGAGGAGCTCAAGGCCGCGGCCGAGCAGCTCGACGCCGACGAACTGGCCGACCTCGCGCCCGACCTGCCCGACTCGGTGATGGAGGACGTGTACCTGTCGCTGGACGTGGAGGAGCGCGCCCAGCTGCGCGCCGCCATGTCCTACCCCGAGGGCACCGTCGGCGCGCTGATGGACTTCGACATGGTGACAGTGCGCGAGGATGTGCGCCTCGAAGTCGTGCTGCGCTACCTGCGCCGCTTCGAGGAGCTGCCCGACCACACCGACAAGCTCTACGTGGTCGACCGCAACGAGGCCGTGCGCGGCGTGCTCTCGCTCGGGCGCATGCTGGTGTGCGACCCCGAGGCGCTGGTGTCGGAGATCATGGACGACGACCCGCTCAAGCTGCGCCCGGACGACAAGGCCGAAGACGCGGCCACCGCCTTCGAGCGCTACGACCTGGTGTCCGCACCGGTGGTCTCCGCCGACGACCGGCTCATCGGCCGGGTCACGGTGGCGGCGGTGGTCGACTACATTCGGGAAGAATCCGAGGTCGAGCTGCTCAACCAGGCCGGTCTGCGCGAGGAGGAAGACATCTTCGCCCCGGTGCTCGACTCGGTGCGCAACCGCTGGGCCTGGCTGGCGGTCAACCTGGTCACCGCCTTCATCGCCTCACGGGTCATTGGCGTGTTTGAAGGCGCAATCGAAAAGCTGGTCGCGCTGGCCGCGCTGATGCCCATCGTCGCCGGCATCGGCGGCAATTCGGGCAACCAGACCATCACCATGATCGTGCGCGCCATGGCGGTCGGCCAGATCAGCCACGAGAGCGGCAGACGCCTGCTCAAGAAGGAAGTCGGTGTGGCCCTGATCAACGGCCTGGTATGGGGCGGGCTGCTCGGCGTGATGGCCTGGTGGCTCTACAGCAACGCCGAGCTGGGCCTGGTCATGACCCTGGCCACCACGCTCAACCTGCTGCTGGCCGCCAGCATGGGGGTCATCATCCCCACCACCATGCAGCGCCTCGGTCGCGACCCGGCGCTTGGCGCCAGCGTCATGATCACCGCCTGTACCGACTCAGGCGGCTTCTTCATCTTCCTCGGGCTGGCGTCGATCTTCCTGTTGTAG
- a CDS encoding alpha/beta hydrolase, with protein sequence MKNLPKKSTTDRIELLTPGQRRWVALSARVFPGWTARRAEALLLRPPRKRGRAGEVLSAWGQPERIMVDGHRMAVWHFGAPGRPRVVLVHGWGGYGGQLAGWIAPLLGAGFAVTLFDQLGHGDSEGRAGTLPDFIAGLRAVTAAMPDVTAVVAHSMGAAGALHAVREGLPVDALVLIGSPGNFDRHLQTLSRRVGLGRRAHQSLRGRLERRYRPIAEIDALQGLPVDRTRAMFVHDADDQEVDFSHLATLHAAWPGSETMATRGHGHHRVLRAPEVIARSVAFLAAGLQQEDRRQPEEDEEAA encoded by the coding sequence ATGAAAAATTTGCCCAAAAAAAGCACGACCGATCGTATTGAATTGCTCACGCCCGGCCAGCGTCGCTGGGTGGCGCTCAGCGCGCGGGTGTTTCCGGGCTGGACGGCGCGACGGGCCGAGGCGCTGTTGCTGCGGCCGCCGCGCAAGCGCGGGCGCGCCGGCGAGGTGCTCAGTGCCTGGGGGCAACCGGAACGGATCATGGTGGACGGCCACCGCATGGCGGTGTGGCATTTTGGCGCGCCGGGGCGTCCGCGGGTGGTGCTGGTGCATGGCTGGGGCGGCTATGGCGGGCAGTTGGCCGGCTGGATCGCGCCCTTGCTGGGCGCCGGCTTCGCGGTGACCCTGTTCGACCAGCTGGGGCACGGCGACAGCGAGGGGCGGGCTGGCACCTTGCCCGATTTCATCGCGGGTCTGCGGGCCGTGACCGCGGCGATGCCGGATGTGACCGCCGTGGTGGCGCACTCGATGGGGGCGGCCGGCGCATTGCATGCCGTGCGCGAGGGCCTGCCGGTGGATGCACTGGTGTTGATCGGGTCGCCGGGGAATTTCGACCGGCATCTCCAGACCCTGTCGCGACGGGTGGGGCTGGGGCGGCGTGCGCATCAGTCGTTGCGCGGGCGCCTGGAGCGCCGCTACCGGCCGATTGCCGAGATCGACGCGCTGCAGGGGCTGCCGGTGGACCGGACCCGGGCGATGTTCGTACACGACGCGGACGACCAGGAGGTGGACTTCAGCCATCTGGCCACGCTGCACGCGGCCTGGCCGGGCAGCGAGACCATGGCGACGCGGGGGCATGGCCACCACCGGGTGCTGCGCGCGCCGGAGGTGATTGCCCGGTCGGTGGCCTTTCTGGCCGCCGGGCTACAACAGGAAGATCGACGCCAGCCCGAGGAAGATGAAGAAGCCGCCTGA
- a CDS encoding helix-turn-helix domain-containing protein, producing MNKGERTRQTILDAAVAMACEAGFESLSIGALADRVGMSKSGLFAHFGSREDLQIAAIEAAAARFTELVFLPALKAPRGVPRLEALLGNWLTWVDRGGWGGGCPLQSAALEFDDKPGPVRDVVIAHYRQLERELTRTVSLAVAEGEFRADLDLAQFVFDMLGIVFVTYYRRRLLGDVSTRAMAQRSFSELIARSRVSPATH from the coding sequence ATGAACAAAGGCGAACGCACCCGGCAGACCATCCTCGATGCGGCAGTGGCCATGGCCTGCGAAGCAGGCTTCGAGTCGCTGTCGATCGGGGCGCTGGCCGACCGGGTGGGCATGTCCAAGAGCGGGCTGTTCGCGCACTTCGGCTCACGCGAAGATCTGCAGATCGCCGCCATCGAGGCGGCGGCGGCGCGCTTTACCGAACTGGTGTTCCTGCCGGCGCTCAAGGCACCGCGCGGGGTGCCGCGTCTTGAGGCGCTGCTCGGCAACTGGCTGACCTGGGTCGATCGGGGCGGCTGGGGCGGTGGTTGTCCGCTGCAGTCGGCGGCGCTGGAGTTTGACGACAAACCCGGCCCGGTGCGGGATGTGGTCATCGCCCACTACCGGCAACTGGAGCGGGAACTGACCCGCACGGTGAGCCTGGCGGTGGCGGAGGGCGAGTTCCGCGCCGATCTCGACCTGGCGCAGTTCGTCTTCGACATGCTGGGCATCGTGTTTGTTACCTACTACCGGCGCCGTCTGCTCGGCGACGTCAGCACCCGCGCCATGGCGCAGCGCAGCTTCAGCGAACTGATCGCACGCAGCCGGGTGAGCCCGGCAACCCACTGA